The Chryseobacterium geocarposphaerae genome window below encodes:
- a CDS encoding oxygenase MpaB family protein: protein MENTILQPRFKNSSHFKEFWTKGNGKQLIEFSGAKVSFNAFEKFAPYFYHVDEIGDEVVREVYLTKKFHEASKEIEQYIRNGISENDDTPESVKKLFLQTQKIPDWLDYDLIKSGAELCMRANLDSLISLRDYCLIGGYDYAYLNKPLIATEALKKGAVKRLSETLDFWVNVTRYDALEVHKKGYEFAIKTRLIHSYARVSIKKYYKNWDTENWGEPINSWDMMATYIGFSLVFLHSLHKLGNTFSEKEEKGIFHLWKYVGYLLGIPESLLPNDKKQATEFFYLWTSIQPPADKDSVLLAHSLLNESLENPILKYQFQRKNLRYLHICCTWFLLDDEVCKRLQIPDVSNKNVFPKAKWLINKIYDKMVSRQARINKGNRDQMKVLSDYLKITHNSNFH, encoded by the coding sequence ATGGAAAACACAATTTTACAACCGAGATTTAAGAATTCATCTCATTTCAAAGAATTTTGGACAAAAGGCAACGGAAAGCAGCTTATTGAATTTTCTGGTGCAAAAGTCAGTTTTAATGCTTTTGAGAAATTCGCACCCTATTTTTATCATGTAGATGAAATTGGTGATGAGGTTGTAAGAGAAGTTTATCTTACCAAAAAATTCCATGAAGCTTCTAAAGAAATTGAGCAGTATATCAGAAATGGTATTTCTGAAAATGATGATACACCTGAAAGTGTAAAAAAACTTTTTCTTCAAACCCAAAAAATCCCTGACTGGCTTGATTATGATTTAATTAAATCCGGTGCAGAGTTATGCATGAGAGCTAATCTCGATTCTCTGATTTCTTTAAGAGATTATTGTTTAATTGGTGGTTATGATTACGCTTACCTCAATAAACCTCTGATTGCAACAGAAGCGCTAAAAAAAGGAGCCGTAAAACGTCTTTCAGAAACTTTGGATTTCTGGGTAAATGTTACAAGATATGACGCATTGGAAGTTCATAAGAAAGGATATGAATTTGCCATAAAAACCAGATTAATTCACTCTTATGCCAGAGTTTCCATCAAAAAATATTATAAAAACTGGGATACGGAAAACTGGGGTGAGCCGATCAATTCCTGGGATATGATGGCCACTTATATTGGTTTCAGCCTTGTTTTCTTACATAGTCTTCATAAATTGGGAAATACTTTTTCAGAGAAAGAGGAAAAAGGAATTTTTCACCTTTGGAAATATGTAGGCTATTTACTGGGAATTCCTGAGAGCCTTCTTCCCAACGATAAAAAACAGGCTACAGAATTTTTTTATTTATGGACTTCCATTCAGCCACCTGCTGATAAAGATTCTGTACTTCTGGCTCATTCTCTTCTCAATGAATCGCTGGAAAATCCTATTTTAAAATATCAGTTTCAAAGAAAAAATTTACGTTATCTACATATTTGCTGTACATGGTTTCTATTGGATGATGAAGTTTGCAAGAGGTTACAAATTCCTGATGTTTCTAACAAAAATGTTTTCCCGAAAGCAAAGTGGCTGATCAATAAAATTTATGATAAAATGGTAAGCCGACAAGCCAGAATAAACAAAGGAAATAGGGACCAGATGAAAGTACTGAGTGATTATTTAAAGATTACCCACAACTCAAATTTTCATTAA
- the recA gene encoding recombinase RecA, which produces MSNADDKKKALALVLEKLDKTYGKGTVMTLGDSSVDNTIEVIPSGSLGLDIALGVGGYPRGRIIEIYGPESSGKTTLTLHAIAEAQKAGGIAAFIDAEHAFDRTYAAKLGIDLENLIISQPDNGEQALEIADNLIRSGAIDIVVIDSVAALTPKAEIEGEMGDSKMGLHARLMSQALRKLTATISRTKCTVIFINQLREKIGVMFGNPETTTGGNALKFYASVRIDIRKASAPIKNGDEAIGSRVKVKIVKNKVAPPFKQAEFDIMYGEGVSKTGEILDQAVEQGIVKKSGSWFSYEETKLGQGRDAVKDVLKDNPELSEELENRIKEEIATKK; this is translated from the coding sequence ATGAGCAACGCAGACGATAAAAAGAAAGCACTTGCCTTAGTGCTTGAAAAACTAGATAAAACATACGGAAAGGGAACTGTAATGACTTTAGGAGACAGTTCTGTGGATAATACCATTGAAGTAATTCCTTCAGGATCCTTAGGATTAGACATCGCTTTAGGTGTTGGTGGTTATCCAAGAGGAAGAATCATTGAAATCTACGGTCCGGAATCTTCAGGTAAAACAACTTTAACACTTCATGCCATTGCTGAGGCTCAGAAAGCAGGAGGAATTGCTGCATTCATTGATGCTGAACATGCATTCGACAGAACCTACGCTGCCAAGTTAGGAATTGATTTAGAAAACTTAATTATTTCCCAGCCTGATAACGGGGAACAAGCATTAGAAATTGCTGATAACCTTATCCGTTCAGGAGCGATAGATATTGTAGTCATCGACTCAGTAGCTGCACTAACTCCAAAAGCGGAAATTGAAGGAGAAATGGGAGATTCAAAAATGGGTCTTCACGCAAGACTGATGTCTCAGGCATTAAGAAAATTAACGGCTACTATTTCAAGAACAAAATGTACGGTAATCTTCATCAACCAGTTGAGAGAAAAAATCGGAGTAATGTTCGGGAATCCTGAAACAACGACCGGTGGTAATGCTTTGAAGTTTTACGCTTCTGTGAGAATTGATATCAGAAAAGCTTCTGCTCCAATTAAAAACGGAGATGAAGCGATTGGAAGCCGTGTAAAAGTGAAAATTGTGAAAAACAAAGTAGCTCCGCCTTTCAAACAGGCAGAGTTCGATATTATGTACGGTGAAGGAGTTTCTAAAACAGGAGAAATTCTGGACCAGGCCGTAGAACAGGGAATTGTAAAGAAAAGCGGTTCTTGGTTCAGCTATGAAGAAACAAAATTAGGTCAAGGTCGTGATGCGGTGAAAGACGTATTGAAGGACAATCCTGAACTTTCTGAAGAGCTGGAAAATAGAATTAAAGAAGAGATTGCTACTAAAAAATAG